The window TCTCGGGCCGGTCCTCGGGTCCCGCGACGGCGGTGAGGCAGCGGGCGGCCGGGACATGGCGGGCCGCGCCGCGTTCGGCGCCCTGCTGGGCCCAGTCGAACACCGCCTGCACGCTCCACCCGGGCCGGGGTCCGGCGGGACGCATCTGCCGCTGCCAGAGGTCGAAGGAACCTGTCTCGTGCGCGGCACGCACGCGCGTGGCGACCGACTCGCGCGGGTCGTCGGCCCACAGCCGCCACGGCCGGGGCTCGAAGGCGTCACGCACCGCGGCGGCCAGCTCGGCCTCGCCCTCGGCGTCGGTGGAGAAGCGCGCGAGGACCGGCGCGGCGAGGGCACGCAGCCCCGCGTCGTCGTCCCTGAGTGCCAGTTCGTCCAGGGCCCAGGCCCAGTTGGCGCCCGTGGCGGCGTACCGGCGCAGCAGGGCGAGCGCGTCGCGCCTGCCGTAGGAGGCGAGGTGCCCGAGCACGGCGAGGGCGAGTCCGGTGCGTGACTCGTCGGTGTCGAGGGCGTCCTCGGGGTCGAAGAGGTGCTCCTCGATCCGGTCCAGTTCGCCGTCGAGGTCGAGGAAGAGCCGGGCGTAGTAGAGGGAGCGGTTCTCCACCTGCCAGTCGTGGCGGGGGTCGCCCAGCACGCAGTGGTTCAGTGCCGCCAGCGCCTCGGCGCGGGGGGCGGTGAGCGCGTGCAGCGTGCCGTCGCCGCGGCCCCGCTGAAGCAGGCCGAGCAGCGTACCGCTGGGCGCTATGACCGGATCGAACATGGGAAACAGCCTCACATCAAGCGTCGACGCAACCGGGGATCTCGCACTACCTGGCCGC of the Streptomyces sp. NBC_01788 genome contains:
- a CDS encoding HEAT repeat domain-containing protein, which encodes MFDPVIAPSGTLLGLLQRGRGDGTLHALTAPRAEALAALNHCVLGDPRHDWQVENRSLYYARLFLDLDGELDRIEEHLFDPEDALDTDESRTGLALAVLGHLASYGRRDALALLRRYAATGANWAWALDELALRDDDAGLRALAAPVLARFSTDAEGEAELAAAVRDAFEPRPWRLWADDPRESVATRVRAAHETGSFDLWQRQMRPAGPRPGWSVQAVFDWAQQGAERGAARHVPAARCLTAVAGPEDRPEILRAARAGTDAARCTALRYLADGDDPEAPDLIESAVSDGSATVVVAAVDAFERMRGAAAVDRARGWAHRPDPLGAAAGRVLACRGTVRDRDLVLAALREAVRGEGPDAPTLWTLVDGAGRLGITCAAPVLRHIYRETASSQLRGRAARALAATDPSFPAGFAVECLWDCEETTREIAARHAETGDTRVVERLRRLAADPAEEDEVQTAVRSRIGPDAPAA